The proteins below are encoded in one region of Clostridium pasteurianum DSM 525 = ATCC 6013:
- a CDS encoding PTS mannose/fructose/sorbose/N-acetylgalactosamine transporter subunit IIC, with amino-acid sequence MLVQATLVALAVFICVGGAELIGLSMLNRPIVIGPLVGLLLGDLHTGVLIGAALEAVFMGIVNIGGAQAAEPGIATAVGTAFAITVGGGSQVALTLAIPIGILGLQVKNLLYIFLVGFFAPVFDKLAVKGEERKIITLHFGLWAVNWFLYSLVAFFGILVGSDAVQALLNAIPHFILNGLTICGNLLPAVGMAMLLRLLWNNKIAVFFFLGFVVVAYLKLPLVALAALGIIVAIVIAYNDFEISQLAKAGVGENVQVTDSEEEDFFDE; translated from the coding sequence ATGTTAGTACAGGCGACTTTGGTTGCACTAGCAGTTTTTATATGCGTTGGCGGTGCTGAATTAATAGGTCTTTCCATGCTTAATAGGCCAATTGTTATAGGCCCTTTAGTGGGCCTGCTGCTTGGAGACTTGCATACAGGTGTTTTGATAGGTGCAGCCCTTGAGGCAGTATTTATGGGAATAGTTAATATTGGGGGAGCACAGGCTGCTGAACCTGGTATTGCTACTGCAGTAGGTACAGCTTTTGCTATTACGGTAGGAGGAGGATCTCAGGTTGCTTTAACTTTAGCTATTCCAATTGGAATTTTGGGACTTCAAGTTAAAAATCTCTTATACATTTTTTTAGTAGGTTTTTTTGCACCAGTTTTTGATAAGCTTGCAGTAAAAGGAGAAGAACGCAAAATAATCACCTTACATTTTGGACTTTGGGCTGTTAACTGGTTTTTATACTCATTAGTTGCTTTCTTTGGTATACTTGTAGGTTCTGATGCAGTTCAAGCTTTGTTAAATGCAATACCACATTTTATATTAAATGGGTTGACAATCTGTGGTAATCTACTACCAGCTGTTGGTATGGCTATGTTATTAAGGCTTTTATGGAACAATAAAATAGCAGTTTTCTTTTTCTTGGGATTTGTAGTGGTTGCATATTTAAAATTACCACTTGTTGCTCTTGCTGCACTAGGTATAATAGTTGCAATTGTTATTGCCTACAATGATTTTGAGATAAGCCAATTGGCTAAAGCTGGTGTTGGTGAAAACGTTCAAGTAACTGATAGTGAAGAGGAGGATTTTTTCGATGAGTAA
- a CDS encoding glycoside hydrolase family 31 protein codes for MFGKIRGFEQVDNKIHIEFENQNVIVEIISTSIINFFSPLKREERLSKAIEDLNVKQCNFSVDSKKDKITIATDKLNVNIFDDFKVDIYDYNWNILCEDYRGDRKSFVRRGAEGGWDVAAEEGHELKDGDNELKVQVLKKMENDMYFYGFGEKTGHLNKKGYHYKMWNTDNPNPHVESFEALYKSIPFFIGLKEKQAFGIFFDNTFESHFDIGKENSDYYYFGAVDGNLDYYFIYGPSMKEVLNKYTDLTGRTPLPQLWTLGYQQCRWSYVPEQRLMEIAKEFRTRDIPCDALYLDIDYMDGYRVFTWDNDKFPNPKETLSELKQNGFKVVTIIDPGVKKDNGYEIYDEGIKNGYFATDKDNIPYVNKVWPGDALYPDFPNEKVRNWWAENQKIIMDYGVSGIWNDMNEPASFNGPLPDDVVFNNDGIITDHREMHNVFGHYMSKATYEGIKKYTNKRPFVITRACYAGTQKYSTVWTGDNQSLWEHLRMSLPMLMNLGLSGITFCGTDVGGFGFDCTAELLSRWVQVGCFTPLFRNHSSIMTRDQEPWAFDKQTEDINRKYIKLRYKLIPYLYDTLWKQKSSGLPVIRALMLHYQEDENTYEINDEFLCGENILVAPVVEQGKTARMVYLPKGNNWVDYWTKEVFQGGEYIVKEAPLDLCPIYIKQGTIIPSYPIQNYIGEKKIEELTLDIYPAANDREIKYVHYQDDGESFEYRKGVYNLYEFLIKRNDDLNGMTIRINKAYRAYRDNYHSFKFKINNIKPTEVLADGKVIEFKIVEETVEFVVESETEIYIK; via the coding sequence ATGTTTGGTAAAATAAGAGGATTTGAGCAAGTAGACAATAAGATTCATATTGAGTTTGAAAACCAAAATGTCATTGTGGAGATAATTTCGACTTCTATAATAAATTTCTTTTCTCCGCTAAAGAGGGAAGAGAGATTATCTAAAGCAATAGAAGATCTAAATGTTAAGCAATGCAATTTTTCAGTAGATAGTAAAAAAGATAAAATAACTATTGCCACAGATAAGTTAAACGTAAACATATTTGATGATTTCAAGGTGGATATTTACGATTATAACTGGAATATACTTTGTGAAGATTATAGAGGAGACAGAAAATCTTTTGTAAGAAGAGGTGCTGAAGGTGGCTGGGATGTAGCAGCAGAAGAGGGTCATGAACTTAAAGATGGTGACAATGAATTAAAGGTGCAAGTGCTTAAAAAGATGGAAAATGATATGTATTTTTATGGCTTTGGTGAAAAGACAGGACATTTAAATAAGAAGGGATACCATTACAAGATGTGGAATACAGATAATCCTAACCCACATGTGGAAAGCTTTGAAGCATTATATAAATCCATTCCATTTTTTATTGGTTTAAAAGAAAAACAGGCTTTTGGTATTTTCTTTGACAATACTTTTGAGTCTCATTTTGATATTGGAAAAGAAAATAGCGACTATTATTATTTTGGAGCTGTAGATGGAAATTTAGATTATTATTTTATATATGGTCCCTCTATGAAAGAAGTATTAAATAAATATACTGATTTGACAGGAAGAACACCACTGCCTCAGCTTTGGACACTTGGATATCAGCAGTGTAGATGGTCTTATGTGCCAGAACAAAGGCTAATGGAAATTGCAAAAGAGTTTAGAACGAGAGATATACCTTGTGATGCACTATATTTAGATATTGATTATATGGATGGATATAGAGTATTTACCTGGGACAATGATAAATTTCCAAATCCTAAGGAAACCTTATCTGAGTTAAAGCAGAATGGATTTAAAGTTGTAACAATTATTGATCCTGGTGTTAAAAAAGACAATGGTTATGAAATCTATGATGAAGGTATTAAAAATGGATATTTTGCTACAGATAAAGATAATATCCCCTATGTAAATAAAGTATGGCCGGGAGATGCTCTTTATCCTGATTTTCCAAATGAAAAAGTGAGAAATTGGTGGGCAGAAAATCAAAAGATAATTATGGATTATGGAGTTTCTGGTATATGGAATGATATGAATGAGCCCGCAAGTTTTAATGGGCCCCTTCCTGATGATGTGGTTTTTAATAATGATGGAATTATTACAGATCATAGAGAGATGCACAATGTTTTTGGACATTATATGTCAAAGGCAACCTATGAGGGAATCAAGAAATACACTAATAAAAGACCTTTTGTAATAACCAGAGCCTGCTATGCAGGGACGCAAAAATATTCTACAGTATGGACTGGTGATAATCAAAGCCTTTGGGAGCATTTGCGAATGTCTCTTCCAATGCTTATGAATTTAGGATTAAGCGGGATAACTTTTTGTGGTACAGATGTAGGTGGATTTGGTTTTGATTGCACTGCAGAACTTTTATCAAGATGGGTACAGGTTGGATGCTTTACCCCATTATTTAGAAATCATTCCTCGATTATGACAAGAGATCAGGAACCCTGGGCTTTTGATAAGCAAACAGAAGATATTAACAGAAAATATATTAAACTTAGATATAAATTGATTCCTTATCTTTATGATACCCTCTGGAAGCAAAAAAGCAGCGGACTTCCTGTAATTAGGGCCTTAATGCTTCACTACCAGGAAGATGAAAATACTTATGAAATAAATGATGAATTCCTGTGTGGTGAAAATATTCTTGTAGCCCCAGTTGTAGAGCAGGGAAAGACAGCCAGAATGGTATATTTACCAAAGGGAAATAATTGGGTGGATTACTGGACAAAGGAAGTTTTTCAAGGTGGGGAATATATTGTTAAGGAAGCACCTTTAGATTTATGCCCTATATATATAAAACAGGGAACAATTATACCTAGTTATCCTATACAGAATTATATAGGAGAAAAGAAAATAGAAGAACTTACTCTAGATATATATCCAGCAGCTAATGATAGGGAAATTAAGTATGTACATTATCAGGATGATGGAGAAAGCTTTGAATATAGAAAGGGAGTTTACAATCTATATGAGTTTTTAATAAAACGCAATGATGACTTAAATGGAATGACAATTAGAATAAATAAGGCTTATAGGGCCTATAGAGATAATTATCATAGCTTTAAATTTAAAATAAATAATATTAAACCTACAGAGGTTTTGGCAGATGGGAAGGTAATTGAATTCAAAATAGTTGAAGAAACAGTTGAGTTTGTAGTGGAGAGTGAAACAGAAATTTATATTAAATAG
- a CDS encoding PTS system mannose/fructose/sorbose family transporter subunit IID, whose translation MSNLTKEIPKEERVLLRKIFWRSFTLYSSVSPAKQGGSGFCYSMMPFINKLYNNPEDKKEALSRHMSYFSATIPMSTFIMGLTASMEKENSMREDFDTTSINAVKSSLMGPLSGIGDSIFWGVIRVIAAGVAVSIGQSGNVLAPIIFLLLFNIPAVVIKYYGTFLGYSLGAKYIEKLYASGLINILTKAASIVGLIMVGGMTSQMVNFKTTVQFKMGGTSVLNLQNMLDQIFVGIIPLGLTLLCFYLMKNKKVSINILLIAIIILGILLSALGIA comes from the coding sequence ATGAGTAATCTAACTAAAGAAATTCCAAAAGAAGAAAGAGTGTTACTTAGAAAAATATTTTGGCGTTCATTTACTTTATATTCTTCTGTAAGCCCCGCTAAACAAGGCGGTTCAGGTTTTTGTTATTCAATGATGCCATTTATTAATAAACTTTATAATAATCCAGAGGATAAAAAAGAAGCATTATCACGTCATATGTCATATTTTAGTGCAACTATTCCAATGTCTACTTTTATAATGGGACTCACAGCTTCCATGGAAAAAGAAAACAGCATGCGTGAAGATTTTGATACTACATCTATTAATGCGGTAAAGTCTAGTTTAATGGGACCTCTTTCAGGTATTGGAGATTCTATTTTCTGGGGGGTTATAAGAGTTATTGCTGCTGGTGTTGCTGTTAGTATAGGCCAATCAGGAAATGTTCTTGCACCTATTATTTTTCTTCTTCTTTTTAATATTCCAGCGGTTGTAATAAAATACTATGGAACATTTTTAGGATATAGCTTAGGTGCAAAATATATAGAAAAATTATATGCCAGTGGATTAATTAATATATTAACTAAAGCAGCTAGTATTGTAGGTTTAATTATGGTAGGCGGTATGACTAGTCAGATGGTAAATTTTAAGACTACTGTTCAATTTAAAATGGGGGGTACCTCTGTACTTAACCTGCAAAACATGTTAGATCAAATATTTGTTGGGATTATACCTTTAGGACTAACACTACTTTGTTTCTATTTGATGAAAAATAAAAAAGTTAGTATTAATATTTTGTTAATTGCTATTATTATACTAGGAATTTTACTTTCTGCATTGGGAATTGCATAA
- a CDS encoding glycoside hydrolase family 13 protein — MSNWWKKAVVYQIYPRSFKDSNGDGYGDLNGIIEKLDYLKKLGIDVIWISPVYESPQDDNGYDISDYRKIYEKFGTNADMENLIEEAHNRDIKIVMDLVANHTSDEHFWFEESKKSKDNPYSNYYFWLDPKADGSEPNNWGSSFCGSAWEYSKERNQYYLHYYTKKQPDLNWENPKVRQEVYDLMKFWMDKGVDGWRMDVIASISKYTDFPDYPERPGEKYIKGFMHANGPRLHEYLKEMNREVLSKYDCMTVGEAPGSDSENARLFVDPERKELNMIITFEHMNIDRIPNSPNKKWALKDFDLIELKRILSNWQTKLLNYGWNALYFENHDQPRIISRWGNDTNYRKECAKAFATILHGMQGTPYIYQGEEIGMVNAHYKLKEYDDVEIHNAYKELVEKDKSISEEDFMAAVWNKSRDNGRTPMQWDSSENAGFTTGNPWIKVNPRYTEINVAEELEDENSIFYYYQKLIKLRHEEEILTEGSFKLYLTEDPSLYVYEREFKGEKWLVVGNFSEEEIEIDSLKPYFYEKWESVINNYGEVRDNMPLRPYEAFIIKKIK; from the coding sequence ATGAGTAATTGGTGGAAAAAAGCAGTAGTTTATCAGATATATCCAAGAAGTTTTAAAGATTCAAATGGGGATGGATATGGAGATTTAAATGGTATAATAGAAAAATTAGATTATTTAAAGAAGTTAGGAATCGATGTTATATGGATCAGTCCTGTTTATGAGTCTCCTCAAGATGACAATGGTTATGATATCAGCGATTATAGAAAGATATATGAAAAATTTGGAACCAATGCCGATATGGAAAACTTAATAGAGGAAGCACACAATAGAGATATTAAAATAGTAATGGATTTAGTTGCAAATCATACTTCTGATGAACATTTTTGGTTTGAAGAGAGTAAAAAGTCAAAGGATAATCCATACAGTAACTATTATTTTTGGCTTGATCCTAAAGCAGATGGCAGTGAACCAAATAATTGGGGCTCAAGTTTCTGCGGATCAGCCTGGGAATATTCAAAGGAAAGAAATCAATACTACCTACATTATTATACAAAGAAGCAGCCGGATTTAAATTGGGAAAATCCTAAGGTTCGTCAGGAAGTTTATGATTTAATGAAATTTTGGATGGATAAAGGGGTAGATGGATGGCGTATGGATGTAATCGCATCTATATCAAAATACACAGATTTTCCAGATTATCCTGAAAGACCAGGAGAAAAATATATTAAAGGATTTATGCATGCCAACGGACCAAGACTTCACGAATATTTGAAGGAAATGAATAGAGAAGTATTGTCAAAATATGACTGTATGACTGTTGGAGAGGCACCAGGATCTGATTCAGAAAATGCTAGATTATTTGTAGATCCAGAGAGAAAAGAATTAAATATGATTATTACTTTTGAACATATGAATATTGACAGAATTCCAAATTCTCCAAATAAAAAATGGGCATTAAAAGATTTTGATCTAATAGAGTTAAAACGTATACTTTCCAATTGGCAGACTAAATTATTAAATTACGGATGGAATGCTCTTTACTTTGAAAATCATGATCAGCCAAGAATTATTTCACGATGGGGAAATGATACAAATTATCGTAAAGAGTGTGCAAAAGCTTTTGCTACTATACTGCATGGTATGCAGGGAACCCCTTACATTTATCAGGGTGAAGAAATTGGAATGGTAAATGCTCACTACAAACTTAAAGAATATGACGATGTTGAAATCCATAATGCCTATAAAGAGTTGGTAGAGAAAGATAAATCCATTTCTGAAGAGGACTTCATGGCAGCTGTATGGAATAAAAGCAGAGATAATGGAAGAACACCAATGCAGTGGGATAGCTCTGAAAATGCAGGATTTACCACTGGGAATCCATGGATTAAAGTGAATCCACGTTATACTGAAATCAATGTAGCAGAAGAACTAGAAGATGAGAATTCTATTTTTTATTATTATCAAAAGCTAATTAAACTGCGTCATGAAGAAGAAATTCTTACAGAAGGTAGTTTTAAACTATATCTTACTGAAGATCCTAGTCTATATGTATATGAAAGAGAATTTAAGGGCGAAAAGTGGCTTGTTGTAGGTAATTTTTCAGAAGAAGAGATAGAAATAGATTCTCTTAAACCTTATTTTTACGAAAAATGGGAAAGTGTTATAAATAACTATGGTGAAGTGCGTGATAATATGCCGTTAAGGCCTTATGAAGCATTTATAATTAAAAAGATTAAATAA
- a CDS encoding sigma 54-interacting transcriptional regulator: protein MQAKDRVYDMMKKICREKTKISAVELSRELNLSRQVVSHYLNRLLEEKLVQKTNSRPVYWSIPEIEKTEDEEIIEHKEFIVENTKGNINIQDNSEKNNCQYEKDAFSDLIGCYGSQKKIVEQCRASVNYPPNGLPILITGESGVGKSFLAKLIYQYALEQKVIYSKAPFVVLNCADYANNPELLSATLLGYKKGSFTGANSDKEGLLSEADGGYLFLDEIHRLSYANQEKLFLFMDTGKYRQLGDNQWKKSNVRFIFATTERTEEVLLETFRRRIAVHINIDSIINRPFTERLQIVYLFYYKESKKIKKDIIVDSHVVEALCFSRPKGNIGTLQNIVQTSCANAFTRQMDEVVLRITLEDIPDISNIFFSVSNRDIAPLKIFYDREFVQIKDESLEAKQKFIEFFNQISEFSYENAEAAKLEIFIEFKKLMNSIKEYLNLLFLDENIFVRESYMQKFVKIIKRYGIHCTRESMELMLCLVLILQDDMIIKLDFKRVINFLKGVSPRAYYIAIKLREELGTIVTGLSRCLDIMNTIFFQEYIEENIELQGLIVAHGNTTASSIQAVANENCGTFVFESIDMPMDISLADTIKKVNDYLEKIDTRKGVILLVDMGSLNQMYSSIKNHLSGDLLIMNNVTTAIALDIGIKMIQNNSFKYIAEQAKSAYNISIQYFEGIARGKNIIISCMSGLGISDKIKEIISRFVNHETMDIVIMDYKNLKKLIEENNKDNFKHTKLIITTSNLPNIATMKWVNVYDILDGTGEKCLWEALKDEINEEKFEDLKREFLKFFSLEGIASRLTFLNPNIVVNEVENVIYRYEQYYDMKLVGYIKLNLYMHIAFMIERLMTSNNYEPEEKAEYTDKEKEFYDVSRDIFSDIEKRYHIKINKYELSLMYELFKNIL from the coding sequence ATGCAGGCAAAAGATAGGGTTTATGATATGATGAAAAAAATATGCCGGGAAAAGACAAAAATTAGTGCAGTAGAATTATCAAGAGAATTAAATTTGAGCCGCCAGGTAGTAAGTCATTATCTTAACCGTCTTCTTGAGGAAAAATTAGTACAAAAGACAAACTCAAGGCCCGTATATTGGAGTATTCCAGAGATTGAAAAAACTGAAGATGAAGAAATAATAGAACATAAGGAATTTATAGTAGAGAATACAAAAGGGAATATAAATATTCAAGATAACAGTGAAAAAAATAATTGTCAGTATGAAAAAGATGCTTTTAGTGATCTTATTGGATGTTATGGAAGTCAGAAGAAAATTGTGGAACAGTGCAGGGCGTCAGTTAATTACCCACCTAATGGTCTGCCAATACTTATTACAGGTGAAAGTGGTGTTGGAAAAAGCTTTCTTGCCAAGTTAATTTATCAATATGCTCTGGAACAAAAGGTGATTTATTCTAAAGCACCTTTTGTAGTGCTAAATTGTGCAGATTATGCAAATAATCCTGAACTATTGTCTGCTACATTACTTGGATATAAAAAAGGAAGTTTTACTGGTGCAAATAGTGATAAGGAAGGACTGTTAAGTGAAGCTGATGGTGGATATCTATTTTTGGATGAAATTCATAGACTATCTTATGCCAATCAAGAAAAGTTATTTCTATTTATGGATACTGGTAAATACAGGCAACTGGGAGATAACCAGTGGAAAAAGTCAAATGTTAGATTTATTTTTGCTACTACAGAACGTACTGAAGAGGTATTGCTTGAAACTTTCAGACGAAGGATTGCTGTTCATATTAATATAGATAGTATAATAAATCGTCCTTTTACAGAAAGACTGCAAATAGTTTACCTCTTTTATTATAAAGAATCAAAAAAAATAAAAAAAGATATCATAGTCGATTCACATGTGGTAGAAGCATTATGTTTTTCAAGACCTAAAGGCAATATAGGAACTCTGCAGAATATTGTTCAAACTAGCTGTGCTAATGCTTTTACAAGACAGATGGATGAAGTTGTATTAAGGATTACCTTAGAAGATATACCGGATATTTCAAATATATTTTTTAGTGTATCTAATAGAGATATAGCACCTCTTAAAATATTTTATGATAGAGAATTTGTTCAAATTAAAGATGAAAGTTTAGAGGCAAAACAAAAATTTATTGAATTTTTCAATCAAATTTCTGAGTTTTCCTATGAAAATGCCGAAGCAGCTAAACTGGAAATTTTCATTGAATTTAAAAAATTAATGAATTCTATTAAAGAATATTTGAACTTATTATTTTTAGATGAAAATATATTTGTGAGAGAAAGCTATATGCAAAAATTTGTGAAAATTATAAAACGTTATGGTATTCACTGTACTAGAGAATCTATGGAATTAATGTTATGTTTAGTGCTGATACTACAGGATGATATGATAATTAAACTGGATTTTAAAAGAGTAATAAATTTTTTAAAAGGTGTATCTCCGAGAGCTTATTACATAGCTATAAAGCTTAGAGAAGAATTGGGAACAATTGTAACTGGATTATCTAGATGTTTGGACATTATGAATACTATATTTTTTCAAGAGTATATTGAGGAAAATATAGAACTTCAAGGGTTAATTGTAGCTCATGGAAATACAACGGCCAGCAGTATTCAAGCTGTTGCAAATGAAAACTGCGGTACTTTTGTATTTGAATCTATTGATATGCCTATGGATATATCTTTAGCTGATACTATAAAAAAGGTTAACGATTATCTTGAAAAAATAGATACTAGAAAAGGTGTTATCCTATTAGTAGATATGGGCTCTTTAAATCAAATGTATTCTTCTATAAAGAATCATCTATCTGGAGATTTACTTATTATGAATAATGTAACTACTGCTATTGCTTTGGATATTGGAATAAAAATGATTCAAAACAATTCTTTTAAATATATTGCAGAGCAGGCAAAGAGTGCTTATAACATCAGTATTCAGTACTTTGAGGGAATTGCAAGAGGTAAAAATATAATTATTTCCTGTATGTCCGGACTTGGAATATCTGATAAGATAAAAGAGATTATATCTAGATTTGTTAATCATGAGACCATGGATATTGTAATAATGGACTATAAAAATTTAAAAAAATTAATTGAGGAGAATAACAAAGATAATTTTAAGCATACAAAATTAATAATTACAACTTCAAATTTACCTAATATTGCGACGATGAAATGGGTGAATGTTTACGATATTCTAGATGGAACTGGTGAAAAGTGTTTATGGGAAGCCCTAAAGGATGAAATAAATGAAGAGAAATTTGAAGATTTAAAAAGAGAATTTTTAAAATTTTTTTCATTGGAGGGAATAGCTAGCCGGCTGACATTTTTAAATCCCAATATTGTAGTAAATGAAGTGGAAAATGTTATTTATAGATATGAACAATATTATGACATGAAATTAGTCGGTTATATTAAATTAAATCTGTATATGCATATTGCTTTTATGATTGAACGATTAATGACATCAAATAATTATGAGCCAGAGGAAAAAGCGGAGTATACAGATAAAGAAAAAGAATTTTATGATGTTTCAAGAGATATTTTTAGTGATATAGAAAAAAGATATCATATTAAAATAAATAAATATGAATTATCATTAATGTATGAGTTGTTTAAAAATATTTTATAA
- a CDS encoding PTS sugar transporter subunit IIA produces MKKILIATHGTLASGAKSTIELLVGNMADITCINAYVEGGEDVPESITRFFDSVKPEEVVFVFTDILGGSVNQKITAYASKLNVFIIAGFNLPVILTVLMETEKVTKERLKEIIEESRSQMNLVEVDINNENDEDFLEG; encoded by the coding sequence TTAGCTAGCGGTGCTAAAAGCACTATTGAACTTTTAGTAGGTAATATGGCAGATATTACATGCATTAATGCCTATGTAGAAGGAGGTGAGGATGTACCAGAAAGTATTACAAGGTTTTTCGACAGTGTGAAGCCAGAAGAAGTAGTATTTGTATTTACAGATATTTTAGGGGGGAGTGTCAATCAAAAGATTACAGCTTATGCATCTAAGTTAAATGTATTTATAATTGCTGGTTTTAATCTTCCTGTTATATTGACAGTATTAATGGAAACAGAAAAAGTAACTAAAGAGAGACTTAAGGAGATTATCGAAGAAAGTCGAAGTCAAATGAATTTAGTGGAAGTTGATATAAATAATGAAAATGACGAAGATTTTTTGGAAGGTTAA
- a CDS encoding PTS sugar transporter subunit IIB: MIAALRVDDRLIHGQVALGWSKELKIQGIVVANDAAAKDEMQKMTLKMAAPNSIKVLIKSVEDAIGVVNNPKAAKMRILLITRNIKDALKICESVEKIEYVNIGNVGRFDGIDVSEKTTLSPTVMLTKDEIDSLKKIIEIDPNTSLQAVPSDEKKPMKDIIRKINL, from the coding sequence ATGATAGCAGCATTAAGAGTAGATGATAGATTAATACACGGGCAGGTTGCTTTAGGATGGTCAAAGGAGTTAAAAATTCAAGGAATTGTCGTTGCAAACGATGCAGCTGCAAAAGATGAAATGCAGAAAATGACATTAAAGATGGCAGCACCAAATAGCATTAAAGTACTTATAAAGTCAGTTGAGGATGCTATTGGTGTAGTTAACAACCCTAAAGCAGCTAAGATGCGTATCTTATTGATAACAAGAAATATTAAAGATGCTTTGAAGATTTGTGAAAGTGTAGAAAAAATAGAATATGTAAATATAGGTAATGTAGGAAGATTTGATGGAATTGATGTGTCTGAGAAAACAACATTAAGTCCAACAGTTATGCTTACAAAGGATGAAATCGATTCTCTTAAAAAAATTATTGAAATTGATCCAAACACTAGTTTACAGGCTGTTCCTTCTGATGAGAAAAAACCAATGAAAGATATAATTCGAAAGATAAATTTATAA